CTGCCCATAATCAAATGTGATGGCACTTATATCGTATTCTCTGCTTAGGAGTGCCGTTGAGACACCCGAATCCATACCTGCTGATAATATGCTGATGGCCTTCCTCATCATTGACCTCCTGATCTCTGTAGAGACGCCCTGAACTGTTCCTCCGCCATCTCAATAACATCCCTGAGGGGTATGCCTGTCTCAAGGGATATCCTCCGGGCGTCATCGTACTCTATCCTTGCGTTCAGTGGCCTGGATCCAAGGAATCCCACCTTGAACCTTGCCCTGCGCCTCCCCCTGATTTCAACCTCACCCTCTATTATCTTCCTTTCAAGTATGCTCCTGTGGACTTGCGGGAAAACCCTGACCCCAAGCGTCCCGGTCTCCCTGAACAGGGCCTCAAGGATCCTTTCATGCTCCGCCTCCCTGCATATTACCCTGATAAGCTGACCCGGCCTGTTCTTCTTCATTATAACAGGGGTTAGTGTCACGTCAAGGGCCCCCTCATCCATGAGTCGCTTGAATAGGCTCCCCAGGACCTCCCCGCTCAGGTGATCAACATTTGTCTCAAGGAGGACTATCCTGTCGGAGGGTAGGGGTTCCCTTCCCCTGAGGATCCTGAGGACGTTGGGGAAGTCCGGGTCCATCCTGCCTGCGCCGTAGCCTGTGGCCTGTATCTCCATTGGAGGGTAGAACCTCCTGTGGCCCTCTGCCATGTTAACCAGGAGCGCCGCCCCTGTTGGTGTTGTGAGTTCCACCTCGGCCGGCCCTCCCTCCACCGGGAAGCCCCTCAGGATTTCTGCTGTTGCAGGTGCGGGTACCGGTGTTATACCGTGGGCCCCCATGACCCTGCCTCCCCCAACCGAAACAGGTAGCGTGTAGACCTTATCCATGTGCATGTTAAGGTCGAAGTAGGCGAAGACCGCCCCGATAACATCTGCAACCGCATCTGCAGCTCCGACCTCATGGAAGTGTATCTCATCGAGTCCCCTGCCGTGTACCGATGACTCTGCCTGGGCGATTGTATGGAACACTGCCCTGGCCATTGACATCATATCATCATCAAGGAGGGGGTTTTTGATGCCGTCAAGGCGCCTGAGGAACTCCCTGTATCCTATGGCCTGTGATTCATCGGTTTTCACTTCAACGTAGGTTGCCCTGATACCCGCCCTTTTAACCTCAGAGACCCTGACCTCAGCACCGCCGAAGTGGGATGCTGCCTCCTCCATTACCTCAACTGTCCTTTCGGGGTGGGCTCCGAGGTCCATGAGGGCCCCGACCATCATGTTCCCTGAAACACCTGCAACCTGGGGGTCTATTACCGTAACCATGGGAGCACCTGTATTCCTGTCATGAAGCATTCAGTGAATATGGCTAAAACCTGGATCTAGGTACCCGGGGAGTTTACTATTATCCTCTTTATGGGGATCTCCATTATGGTGTACTTCTCCTCACCCATATCATCCCTGAACCTTTTTATGATGGGTTCAACCATTTCCTCATCCACAACGGAGCATACGAGGACGGCGTCCCTTGCATAGTCATGTATCAGTGAGATGGCTGATTCAGGGTCCTCCTTAACAGTGAATCCCTTCCATTCTGCCGGGGAAACACCCCTGTACTCCACAATGTAGAAGCCTGTGACGCCCTCATCAGCCAGTATGTTCATGACACGGCCGAGGTTCTCAACCTCAATGAATATACGCAGATGCACCTTCATTAACATCACCAGATATAGATATGTGTTGTGCAGATAATAAATCTGATGATGGGAGATCCTTACAGGCAGGGTCCATAAGATGGATGCCATGGGCCGATAAGGATATGGGTATCCTCCATCCGCATGTGGGTGAACCTCATGAATGTGGATATGCCTGGATGAACCGATAAATAACTGAAGGTGAACCCTTTGAAGGAAGAAGTGAATGTTAACGGGATTGGAGTATCATTTGAAGGCGATAAGGTGGTGGTCTCTGGGGATTCTGGACTGGTGGTGGCTGGAGACTCCATACTGTTTACCGGTGAACTTGAATATGAGATGGTGTCAGGGGATATTGAGGTTAGCTCCCTGGAGAATGTTACCTGCGCATCATCATATCATGATGGTGTCCTGGATCTCCTTGTGGTCCTTGGGGAGCCCTGCGGTGACCGTGTCCTGGAGTGCTTCAGGGCCGCGGTTGAGGAGGCCTCCCTCAGGGCAGGGATACTCATGAAGCTCCTGAGGTCCAGGATAACCCTTGTATCCCTCCCTGGAAGCTCAGAATATGATGATTCCTGCCTCAGGGGTGCTGTGGGGGATGTTCTCGGCAAGGTCCTCCTGCCGGGTCCTGGTGTTGAGGAATGCCTGAGGATGCACGGTGCCGGGATGGAAGAGATGGTTGATGCTGGAATGGAGCTCTGTGTCGGTGTTGAGGTCACCGCTGAGCTCCGGGAAAGGCTTGAGGCCGAGATAACCCGGGCCCTGGGTGACCTTAACGTGAGGGCCCTTCTTGCAGCGGCACTCCACCTTGAGGATGACATAGAAAACCGGAGGCTCCTTGGCCTTGACCTCAGGGATGACCCGGCGTTCCTTTACAGTGATGAGGTTATAGGGATGGCCATCGCAAACCAGATAGCCGGTACAAAGGCCATATTTAACTTCAAACGCTATGATGAGGAGAAGCCCGGGGTTATAGGTGGGCTGGGCCCCATGGTCGATGATGCTGTTGCAGGGCTCATAGCAGGGTGCATGTCCCGCATCTTTGAATGATTAAGGTGGCTGGAGATGGACTTCATCAGGAAATTCGCAGGTCTCCTATCCTTCTCAACCATCGTTCCGATCCGTTCAGATGCGAGTGTTGAGGATATAGCATCCCTGACCCTCCACTGGCCCCTTGTTGGGCTGTTCATTGGGGGTGTTGTGGGTTTAAGCGGACTTATCTGTTCAAGGGTCCTGCCGGGTCCTGTTGCTGCATGCCTGGCCTATGCTGTGGCCGTCTGGTTCACCGGTTTCCATCACCTTGATGGGCTGATAGATATGGGTGATGCCCTCATGTCCCACGGGACCTTTGAGAGGAAGGTTGAGATAATGAGGGACCCCAGGATAGGTACCGGCGGCCTGGGGCTTCTTCTAATCGTATCCTCCACCACCATTGCATCAATCTACTCCCTCCCCACGGGCCTTATCCTTCAGGGGCTTCTCATCTCCGAGGTTGGGGCCAAGCTGGGTATAACTGGATGTGCCCTTGTATCAAGGCCCCTTGACACCGGGACCGGACGCTACTTTATACTGGCTGCCAGGAGGGGTGGTGCTCTCCCTGTCTGGCTCATCTGGATGGTTGCAGGGTACCTCATCCTCGGGCTGCCGGGGGCGGTCTCGGTTGTCTCCGGAATCCTGGCAGGGGTCTTCATGGGACTTGTTGCAAGGAGGAACTTCTACTGGAGTACTGGTGACGTGCTCGGCGCATCCAATGAGTTTGCAAGGATGATGTCCCTCCTGGGGCTTCTTGCAGGTGTCAGGTTAATATGATTAATGAAGACCGGGCCGGGGGGTTGATGCTCAACATGTACCCTGGATTCCCGCGGGTGTCAGATATGATGGTGCCGATTACGCATCACGATAAAATTCCAGCATATCAAATGTAAGGATAAACCCCTGATTAAACACGCAACACCGATAAAATTGTCTGATCGTGGATTGATTAATGAAGAAAAGAAATCAGCTGGAGGAGTATGATATGGATGTTAAGGTTCTGAGACTGGGTCATCGGAGATCAAGGGATGCTAGGATAACCACACATGTATGTTTAACCGCAAGGGCCTTCGGGGCCTCGGAGGTTATACTGAGCGGTGAGGAGGATCGTAATCTTATGGAGAGCGTTGAGGATGTTGTTGAACGCTGGGGCGGTCCCTTCAGGGTTAGCTACAGGCGTAACTGGCAGGGAGTCATTGATGACTGGAAGAGGAGCGGTGGAGAGGTCGTGCACCTTACAATGTACGGGCTCCCTGCAAGGGACGTTATACCCTCCATGAGGGAGACGGGGAGGGATAAACTGGTGGTTGTCGGGGGTGCAAGGGTCCCCGGGAAGGTCTACAGGCTGGCCGACTACAACGTTGGTGTGACAAACCAGCCCCACTCCGAGGTATCATCCCTTGCCGTGTTCCTCCACATGCTGTTTGATGGTGCTGAATTCGACCTTAAATTCAGTGATGCCATGGTGGAGGTGGTCCCCCAGGCCCATGGTAAAAGGATTAGGACAGGGGATGGTGATGAGGATGCTGAAATTGATTGATAACCTTATCGTAAGGGAGACCCTGACCTCCATAAGGCGTAAGGGGGTTAGAGCTGCGGATTTCAGGCGGGGACTCTCTGAGCTGGGGCGTTACATGGCCTATGAATTTGCAGACACCCTCAACTACAGGGATGTGGAGGTTGAAACACCCCTGGGCGTTGCAGGTGGTGTTGAGATAAGCGACCGGGAAAGGATGGTTGTTGTGAGCATACTCAGGGCCTCGCTGCCCTTCAGTGAGGGTGTGATGAAGGTTTTCCCTGAGGCCCATCACGGGATCATAGGCGCCCGGCGGTCAGATGAACCCCCATTCAATGTATCCATAGACTACATAAGGATGCCCCGGCTGGATGGCCGGATCCTTGTGGTGGCTGACCCCATGCTTGCAACCGGTAACACCATGCTGGGCATACTTGAGGAGCTGGGGGGTTTCGGGTCCCCTGATAGGACCGTGATATTCAATGTGCTCTCCTCAAGGGAGGGCCTTGAAAGGGTGCTCAGGCGGGACCTTGAGGTCTACACCTGCGGTGTTGATGACAAACTCGATGATAGGGGGTACATCGTCCCGGGCCTCGGTGATGCAGGTGACCTGGCCTTCGGCAGGCCATCAGAATGCAGAAAATAAAGGGGCTCCTGCCTGGATATGGGTCATGAAGCCATACAGATTATCCATGGATTGGATGTGGAGTCGTCATCACAAGCCACAATAAAAATAACCGCAAAACCAACACAGATTATCCGTGGATCCATGAAAAAAGGTCCCTGCTGAGGGCATCCTATCATTCATTACTGTATATGGATCTCCCGGAGGCCGCTGCAACTATCCCCGGGATCCCCTCAACCCTTAACTCGAATATGGCCTCCATGCCCTCCTCCTCGAAGGCCGCCACCCTCCTGGATTTCACCCTGCTTGTGAGGAGTGCCGCTACTGGTGGTGTTACAATAAAAACAGCCCCTGCCTCTCCAAGGGCCCTGATTGTGTCATCGCCAAGCTTACCCTTCCCTATATGTACCAGGACCCCTGCAGATGCAAGGTAGGGTATGCTTTCCTCTATATCCTCCTTGTTACTGCTTGTGGGGGCTATCCCTGCAGGGCTTACGGCGGTGTGCATTATGGCAGCCCCCTTGACATCTATGGGACTTTCACCATTTTTAAGTGCCCCTACGAGTTTCGGGAGTGCCGCGTCCCTTCCTGTGAAGATGGTGCCCCTGAGGAGGACCCTGTCACCCACCTCAAGTTTCCCTATCTCTGCAGGGTCTGCGGGTAGTGTTATCTCAATCATCCTATCACTCCAGGCTTATCAGATGAGGCCTTCAAGGTCCTCGAGGAAAATTTCAATGTGCTCCTCCCTGATATGGGGCATCAGGACCACCCTTATGGCGGGGGGGCAGGATGCAACTGAAACCGCCCATCCCCTTGACTCAAGGAGCCCTGCAAGTTCCCCTGGTGGGATTGATGGGTGGTTGAATGCCACTATGTTGAGCTCTGGCTCGGTGACCGGTATGTAGCCGAGGCCCCTGAGGCCCTCCAGGAGCTTAAATGTTACCCCCATAACCTTCAGGGCCAGTTTACGGTAACCTTCACGGCCCATATGCTTCATAACGGCCCATGTGGCTGCAGCCGATGCACCTGTCCTTGTGCCCACTATGGTTGACTGCTGCTTCTCTGTAAGGTAGGGTGTGTCGATGCTCATGGCATCAAGGCTGGATTCGTCCCTGAAGAGGATACATCCGCTGGGTATGGGTGCCAGGCCCATCTTATGGGGGTCGACGGTTATGGATGACACCCCTGGGAGTCTGAAATCGAATTCAGGGAGCTCATAACCGGCCTCCCTGAGGAAGGGTATTATGAATCCCCCGAAGGCGGCGTCTACGTGGAGGTGGATGCCCTCCTCAAGGCAGATCTCTGAGAGTTCAGGGATGGGGTCTATCATACCCAGCTCCGTTGTCCCTGCAACCCCCACAACCGCCACGGTGTCATCCGATATGAGGTCCGAAACCGATGACGTGTCCACCCTGTAGTTATCATCCAGTTCAGCCTCCCTGAGCTCAAGGCGGAGTATATCCGCGGCCTTCCTGAAGGAGAAGTGGGCTGACCTGGGTACTATTATTTCGGGTTTCTTGGTTTCTGACATGTTCCTGGCGGCCCTCATGGCCATGAGGTTGGCCTCGGTGCCCCCTGTTACGATGTGCCCCCTGGCATCAGCATTCCCCATCAGGGCGCAGAGCATCCCTATTACCCTTGATTCAAGGTCCCTGGTGCCTCTGAAGAGTCCGGGGTCTCCCAGGTTCGATTCAAGGAAGCTGCAGTAGACCTCCCTTGCAAGGGGGTGGGAGCAGGTGCACATGGAGCCCAGTATCCTTCCGGAGCTGTAGCTCATATCCTGCTTCCGGTATTCCTCCAGGAGCCGGAGCACCTCTTCCCTTGAAAGGCCCTTTTCATCCATCATCTACCACGAAAAAATAGTTTAGAGTAGTTTCCTCGCTGCCTTCAGGAGGAGTCTCTGCTCGGCCCGTGCAACGGTTTTCCTTACCTCTGCAACCGCATCTGTATTGGCTGATACACTGCTTATTCCAAGTTCAACCAGTTTTTCAACTATCCTTGGAATGCTTCCTGCCTGTCCGCAGATGCTTGTCTTAACACCTGCCTCGTTGCACTTCCTTATAACCCTCTCGATGAGTTTCAGTACGGCGGGGTGGCCCTCTGTGTAGAGGTCCGCTACGTGCTCATTGTTCCTGTCAATTGCAAGGGTGTACTGTGTAAGATCGTTTGTTCCGAAGCTGACGAAGTCAACGCCCACCTCTATGAAGTCCTCTATTATGAGGGCTGCTGCGGGTGTCTCGACCATTATACCGAATTCAACGTCCCTGTGGGGTTTCAGGCCTGCCTCCTCTGCGATCTCCTTGGCTTTGCGGAGTTCATCCGGGTGCTGGACCAGGGGTATCATTATGCCTATATTGGTGTATCCCTGGTCATGCAGTTTCTTTATTGCCCTGAACTCTGCCCTCAGTATCTCGGGTTCGTCGAGTTCCCTGCGTATACCCCTCCAGCCAAGCATGGGGTTGTGTTCGTAGGGCTCGTTCTCTCCGCCCTCAAGGGTCTTGAATTCATCTGTTGGCGCGTCAAGGGTCCTGTACCATACCGGGCGTGGGTAGAACTCATCCGCAACCTTGAGTATGTTCTCGGCCAGGGTCCTGACCAGTTCATCCTCACGTCCCTCTTCAATGAATTTCCTTGGGTGAAGCCCTGTTGTGAGCATCATGTGTTCGGTCCTCAGGAGACCCACACCATCCGCGCCTGTTGCAGCAGCCTTCCTGGCGGCTTCAGGCATGCTCACGTTGACCTTGACCTCTGTTACCGTGAGTAGTGGTGATTCCACCGTGACGGTTTCGGGTGCGGCTTCAGCCTTCTCCTCGCCAAGGACGCGCCCCTCATATACGAGTCCCCTGTTACCGTCGATGCTGACCACCTGTTCCTCCCTGAGGACCTGGGTTGCGTTCCCTGTACCCACAACGCACGGGATTCCAAGTTCCCTGGAGACTATGGCTGCGTGGCATGTGACTCCTCCCTCATCGGTTATTATACCACTGGCGCGTTTCATTGCGGGTACCATATCCGGTGTTGTCATGACCGTCACGAGGATGTCGCCGACCTGTATCTTGTCGAGTTCATGGATCTCCCTGATTATCTTGACCTTACCTGATGCAATGCCCGGGCTTGCCCCGAGGCCCTTCACCAGGACCTCCCCTGATTCTGCCTCCGCCGCCTCCACGGTTTCCCCGGTGGCTTCTGCAAGGGTTGTTATGGGTCTTGACTGGAGCATGTAGACCTTACCGTCCATTATGGCCCACTCGGTGTCCTGGGGGTAGCCGTAGTGTTCATGTATCCTTTTACCCATCTCGTTGAGGGCTGCGATCTCTTCATCGGAGAGGACCCTTCTGTTCCTGAGTTCCTCAGGGACCTCCTTTTTAACGGTTTTTCCATCCTCCCTTGTGAACATGACGTTCTTTTCACCCACCGTGAATTCAAGGAGTTTCCCTGTTTTCTTATCAACCCAGTAGGTGTCGGGGGTCACTGAGCCTGAAACAACCGCCTCTCCAAGTCCCCATGACCCTTCAATGAGGATCTTGTCCTCGCCTGTTGACGGGTGGACCGTGAACATTACTCCGGCCTTCTCGGCATCAACCATCTCCTGGACCACGACGGCTATGTAGACCCTGGAGTGGTCAAAGTTGTTCTCTTCCCTGTAGAATATTGCCCTTGCCTCAAAGAGGGATGCCCAGCACTTTCTAACGTACTCCATGACATCTTCGGCGCCCTTTATGTTGAGGAAGGTGTCCTGCTGACCCGCGAATGATGCCTCCGGGAGGTCCTCTGCTGTGGCCGAGGAACGTATCGCCACGTATACGTCGTCCTTCCCTATCCTCTGGCAGAGGGCGTTGTATGATTCTATTATGAGTGTCTGTATGTCCTCCGGGATCTCTGTTGATGTGATTATATCCTTTATCTCCGCCGATACCCTCTGGAGTTCCTTTGTGTCGTTCACATCAAGGTTCTCCAGCATGTCCATGACCACGGACTGGAGGCCCGTATCTGCCATGAACTTTTCATAGGTTGCTGCTGTTACAACAAAGCCCGGAGGGACTGGTATGCCTGCCTGTGTCAGTTCACCAAGGTTAGCCCCCTTTCCACCGGCAATTCCCACATCATCCTTACCGAGTTCCTCAAAAAACGCCACATACTTAGCCATTCTATCCCCTGGTCTTTCTTTTAAGGTCTGGAATAATTAAAAAAATGAGTGTTTATTTTATGAGTTCTTCTCCCCTGTCAACGACGATCCTGCATGGTACAGGGAATTTCATGGCAGCCCTTCTCAGGGCTTCCTTGGCGTCCTTGAAGTTCCTCTTGTTTGTCTCGATTGTAATTATCCTCTGGTTCTTCTTTACAAGAGCAACTCTACTTACTGGTTTCCCGAATGCCTTCCTCATACCATCCTGGACACGGTCAGCCCCGGCACCTGTCGCCATTGGGTTTTCACGGACAATGTGGTGAGGGTACACCCTTATCTTAAGGTGGTAGCCCATCTTCCCCGCTCGCCTCTGCATGTAACGGTTGGATGCTATCCTAGCTGCCTCGAGGGCGTTGTGGGTTATCTGGGTGGGTGCCTTGACCGCCACGCTCATTGAAATGGGGAATTCCGCTGCTAGATTACCTATATCATACTGAACGATCTTTGATCCGGGGATCTTCTTGATATAATCTCTTCTCGTGTATGCACGAACCATAAATAATCCTCCTAAATTAAGTCTATGAGAATACTGCAAGCTCGCGATGGACCGCGAGGAATAACTATGAAATGAGTATCTCAGTAACCATTAATAAATATTGTCTTGGACTCCAGCAATAGGTTATAAGTTATGGTCTCTAATAATATAAAATACATATCTGGATGGAATACCTCTTAAAGGTTTATGGTGTCATCATGAAGATAGCTGTAACTGGTAAGGGAGGAGTCGGGAAGACGACCATTGCAGGTACGCTTGCATGCATATTCTCAGAAGAATTCAGGGTTTTTGCAATAGACGCTGACCCTGATATGAACCTCGCATCGAGTATAGGGATAATGGAGGACATAACCCCCATTGCAGAGATGAGGGGGATTATAAAGGAGAGGACTGGTGCAGAGCCTGGTTCCTCCTTCGGTGAGGTTTTCAGGCTCAACCCCAGGATAAGCGACCTTCCTGAGTCCCTCTCGGTCACCCACCCCCGGCGCCCCAACCTGAGGGTTATGGTGATGGGTACCGTGGAGCACGGGGGTGATGGCTGCGTCTGCCCGGCCTCCGTACTCCTTAAGGCCCTCCTGAGGCACCTCATAGTACGGAAGGATGAGATGGTCATCCTTGACATGGAGGCTGGTATAGAGCATCTTGGCCGTAAAACAGCCGAATCCGTTGACCTGATGCTTGTGGTCGCTGAACCCGGCCTCAGGTCCATTGAAACAGCTTCAAGGATAAAGGGCCTTGCAGGGGACATCGGGATAGAAAGGATCATGGCCGTCATAAACAAGGTCACCGGTGAGGATGAGGAGGAATTTGTAAGGGAGAAGCTTGAATCTATGGGGATACCCGTCCTTGGAACCGTGCCTGCAGATAAAACCGTTATAATGGCTGATATGAACGGCGAACCCCTCAGCAGGTACCCTGAATCAGCTGCATACAGGGCCATAAGAAAGATCTCAGAAACCATAATATCCATGAAGAACCAGAAGGAATGTTAAAATGAATGTGAGGATAACCGTAACCGCAGAGTATGATAACCATGAGGAAGCAGAAATCGTCATGAAAGCCCTCGAACCGGAAAACGAATCCTACGTGTACTCTGAAATTCAGGGATCAATGGTAAGGTTCCATATGGAGTCGGATTCCATTTCAACAGCCCTCAACACTGCAGATGATCTGATATTCTCTGAGATGATAGTTGAAAGTATGATAAGGTGATCGTATGAAATTCAGACTTAAAGGCATGATAAAGCTAAGCAGAGAGGT
The sequence above is drawn from the Methanothermobacter wolfeii genome and encodes:
- the larC gene encoding nickel pincer cofactor biosynthesis protein LarC, with the translated sequence MVTVIDPQVAGVSGNMMVGALMDLGAHPERTVEVMEEAASHFGGAEVRVSEVKRAGIRATYVEVKTDESQAIGYREFLRRLDGIKNPLLDDDMMSMARAVFHTIAQAESSVHGRGLDEIHFHEVGAADAVADVIGAVFAYFDLNMHMDKVYTLPVSVGGGRVMGAHGITPVPAPATAEILRGFPVEGGPAEVELTTPTGAALLVNMAEGHRRFYPPMEIQATGYGAGRMDPDFPNVLRILRGREPLPSDRIVLLETNVDHLSGEVLGSLFKRLMDEGALDVTLTPVIMKKNRPGQLIRVICREAEHERILEALFRETGTLGVRVFPQVHRSILERKIIEGEVEIRGRRRARFKVGFLGSRPLNARIEYDDARRISLETGIPLRDVIEMAEEQFRASLQRSGGQ
- a CDS encoding MJ1244 family protein, with the translated sequence MKVHLRIFIEVENLGRVMNILADEGVTGFYIVEYRGVSPAEWKGFTVKEDPESAISLIHDYARDAVLVCSVVDEEMVEPIIKRFRDDMGEEKYTIMEIPIKRIIVNSPGT
- the cobZ gene encoding alpha-ribazole phosphatase CobZ, with product MNPLKEEVNVNGIGVSFEGDKVVVSGDSGLVVAGDSILFTGELEYEMVSGDIEVSSLENVTCASSYHDGVLDLLVVLGEPCGDRVLECFRAAVEEASLRAGILMKLLRSRITLVSLPGSSEYDDSCLRGAVGDVLGKVLLPGPGVEECLRMHGAGMEEMVDAGMELCVGVEVTAELRERLEAEITRALGDLNVRALLAAALHLEDDIENRRLLGLDLRDDPAFLYSDEVIGMAIANQIAGTKAIFNFKRYDEEKPGVIGGLGPMVDDAVAGLIAGCMSRIFE
- the cobS gene encoding adenosylcobinamide-GDP ribazoletransferase, which produces MDFIRKFAGLLSFSTIVPIRSDASVEDIASLTLHWPLVGLFIGGVVGLSGLICSRVLPGPVAACLAYAVAVWFTGFHHLDGLIDMGDALMSHGTFERKVEIMRDPRIGTGGLGLLLIVSSTTIASIYSLPTGLILQGLLISEVGAKLGITGCALVSRPLDTGTGRYFILAARRGGALPVWLIWMVAGYLILGLPGAVSVVSGILAGVFMGLVARRNFYWSTGDVLGASNEFARMMSLLGLLAGVRLI
- a CDS encoding tRNA (cytidine(56)-2'-O)-methyltransferase, translating into MDVKVLRLGHRRSRDARITTHVCLTARAFGASEVILSGEEDRNLMESVEDVVERWGGPFRVSYRRNWQGVIDDWKRSGGEVVHLTMYGLPARDVIPSMRETGRDKLVVVGGARVPGKVYRLADYNVGVTNQPHSEVSSLAVFLHMLFDGAEFDLKFSDAMVEVVPQAHGKRIRTGDGDEDAEID
- the upp gene encoding uracil phosphoribosyltransferase, translated to MRMLKLIDNLIVRETLTSIRRKGVRAADFRRGLSELGRYMAYEFADTLNYRDVEVETPLGVAGGVEISDRERMVVVSILRASLPFSEGVMKVFPEAHHGIIGARRSDEPPFNVSIDYIRMPRLDGRILVVADPMLATGNTMLGILEELGGFGSPDRTVIFNVLSSREGLERVLRRDLEVYTCGVDDKLDDRGYIVPGLGDAGDLAFGRPSECRK
- a CDS encoding fumarate hydratase C-terminal domain-containing protein, translating into MIEITLPADPAEIGKLEVGDRVLLRGTIFTGRDAALPKLVGALKNGESPIDVKGAAIMHTAVSPAGIAPTSSNKEDIEESIPYLASAGVLVHIGKGKLGDDTIRALGEAGAVFIVTPPVAALLTSRVKSRRVAAFEEEGMEAIFELRVEGIPGIVAAASGRSIYSNE
- the mfnA gene encoding tyrosine decarboxylase MfnA gives rise to the protein MDEKGLSREEVLRLLEEYRKQDMSYSSGRILGSMCTCSHPLAREVYCSFLESNLGDPGLFRGTRDLESRVIGMLCALMGNADARGHIVTGGTEANLMAMRAARNMSETKKPEIIVPRSAHFSFRKAADILRLELREAELDDNYRVDTSSVSDLISDDTVAVVGVAGTTELGMIDPIPELSEICLEEGIHLHVDAAFGGFIIPFLREAGYELPEFDFRLPGVSSITVDPHKMGLAPIPSGCILFRDESSLDAMSIDTPYLTEKQQSTIVGTRTGASAAATWAVMKHMGREGYRKLALKVMGVTFKLLEGLRGLGYIPVTEPELNIVAFNHPSIPPGELAGLLESRGWAVSVASCPPAIRVVLMPHIREEHIEIFLEDLEGLI
- the ppsA gene encoding phosphoenolpyruvate synthase, which translates into the protein MAKYVAFFEELGKDDVGIAGGKGANLGELTQAGIPVPPGFVVTAATYEKFMADTGLQSVVMDMLENLDVNDTKELQRVSAEIKDIITSTEIPEDIQTLIIESYNALCQRIGKDDVYVAIRSSATAEDLPEASFAGQQDTFLNIKGAEDVMEYVRKCWASLFEARAIFYREENNFDHSRVYIAVVVQEMVDAEKAGVMFTVHPSTGEDKILIEGSWGLGEAVVSGSVTPDTYWVDKKTGKLLEFTVGEKNVMFTREDGKTVKKEVPEELRNRRVLSDEEIAALNEMGKRIHEHYGYPQDTEWAIMDGKVYMLQSRPITTLAEATGETVEAAEAESGEVLVKGLGASPGIASGKVKIIREIHELDKIQVGDILVTVMTTPDMVPAMKRASGIITDEGGVTCHAAIVSRELGIPCVVGTGNATQVLREEQVVSIDGNRGLVYEGRVLGEEKAEAAPETVTVESPLLTVTEVKVNVSMPEAARKAAATGADGVGLLRTEHMMLTTGLHPRKFIEEGREDELVRTLAENILKVADEFYPRPVWYRTLDAPTDEFKTLEGGENEPYEHNPMLGWRGIRRELDEPEILRAEFRAIKKLHDQGYTNIGIMIPLVQHPDELRKAKEIAEEAGLKPHRDVEFGIMVETPAAALIIEDFIEVGVDFVSFGTNDLTQYTLAIDRNNEHVADLYTEGHPAVLKLIERVIRKCNEAGVKTSICGQAGSIPRIVEKLVELGISSVSANTDAVAEVRKTVARAEQRLLLKAARKLL
- the rplJ gene encoding 50S ribosomal protein L16, with product MVRAYTRRDYIKKIPGSKIVQYDIGNLAAEFPISMSVAVKAPTQITHNALEAARIASNRYMQRRAGKMGYHLKIRVYPHHIVRENPMATGAGADRVQDGMRKAFGKPVSRVALVKKNQRIITIETNKRNFKDAKEALRRAAMKFPVPCRIVVDRGEELIK
- a CDS encoding ATP-binding protein, which encodes MKIAVTGKGGVGKTTIAGTLACIFSEEFRVFAIDADPDMNLASSIGIMEDITPIAEMRGIIKERTGAEPGSSFGEVFRLNPRISDLPESLSVTHPRRPNLRVMVMGTVEHGGDGCVCPASVLLKALLRHLIVRKDEMVILDMEAGIEHLGRKTAESVDLMLVVAEPGLRSIETASRIKGLAGDIGIERIMAVINKVTGEDEEEFVREKLESMGIPVLGTVPADKTVIMADMNGEPLSRYPESAAYRAIRKISETIISMKNQKEC
- a CDS encoding KEOPS complex subunit Pcc1, which gives rise to MNVRITVTAEYDNHEEAEIVMKALEPENESYVYSEIQGSMVRFHMESDSISTALNTADDLIFSEMIVESMIR